The DNA window CAAGGTACAGGCCCTATAACAGTGAGTTCCAAATACCTTGATTGCCTACAGACTGTTTTAAAGTTGTAAGGAAGAAGTACAGATTTCTCTGTACCTGGTGAGAACTTCCGAAGACATACCACAACCCAAAGAACACCAGGAGAATTAAAAATCCATCCcaggaaaaatgcatgtatATTCTCCTTTGTTCTAATTCCCTTTATGTCAAAAGACTCACCCTGTCTGCCCACAGCTTCATGCAGAGGAACCAGCAGAGAGGAACCAGCATTTTCCAAGTATTGCACTCTGTCTTGAGACTCCTCAAACTGGAGTCCCAGAAACGTGCAAGAAATTCAGTTTCTACCACCTGGACAACAAAAGATACACCAGCAGAGAATATCCCACCTCATAAAGAGGAAAAGCTTTGTGACAGGACACCCTACTTTGAGCTAAAGATATCCAGCAGGGAATATCCCACCTCATAAAGAGGAAAACCATTAGAACAGGAGACCCTGCTTTGAGCTAAAGATATCCAGCAGAGAATATCCCACCTATAAAGAGGAAAAGCTTTATGACAGGAGACCCTGCTTTGAGCTAAAGATATCCAGCAGAGAATATCCCACCTCATAAAGAGGAAAACCATTAGAACAGGAGAGCCTGAGAGCAGGAATGCACCCCCTGAACTCCTCAGCACGCACACAAAGCCAGCACTGAAGAGCCTTCAGGGAAGATGTGAAGCATGTTCTGGGTCAGAAGATGACACAGAATGCTTCATCCCACAATCTTCACCACAGGATGCACACCAGTGCTCTGCAGGATGTCTTCCTGACAACTCTCTGCTGTATTCCCAGTGTCTGGGCTGATGTCATTTGTTGCCTGGTGATTCTAATACCATTTATTTCCCATCAATTCTAGAAGTCTCTGCAGTTCCATTCTGATGAGATTTGTCATAGTGGCTTTTATAACTTACAGCCTGAACTTAGGGATTTCAACAGCTCTTTCTGTAGCATCTGGTGGAGTCCTACACTGAGAACACCTGTATGGGCAACAGTGTGCACAGGCCAAAAGGCAACAGTGAGACCTCCCTGAAAGCCTGAATTTGTCAAGGAATTCTTCCTGTTTCTTTCTCAAAGGGGCCATTGTTACCCATGAACACATTAATGCTGTTGCTCCTTTACAGGAAACCACAGAAGCCACAGGCGCCACTGAAGACATTTAACAAGGATTTGCATCGTAACTTTGATTTCAGGGCAATCAAGACCTTTGCAAACCCTTGTAGTTTGTACCATCACCAACATTTTGCTAAATCACTATCTAAAGGCTTTAGCAATTCAGACCAAAGAACTGGCAGATTCTCTAAACTGCTTAAAAGAGATGATAATTTCTGCACCAAACAATCAATCTTCGAAACAGATTATCTGTGCTGTAAATGAACTAAACTGAGATACCAGGCCTTACTCTTTCAtgtgacagagagagagaacagcATCACTGGAGAACAGCCAGAAGGCTGGGTACAGAGCTTCAGTGAACTGGGCTTTGAATTTATAGATCAGGTTATTCTTCTCCCCCACGGCCATGAAAATGAGGAAGCCGGCATCGCAGTGGAGCAGCACCCCGATCTTGGTGGCCTTTGTGTTGGGCAGGCACTTCTCCACGTCGTTGTGCCAGGAGGAGAGCTTGGAGTTGAGCCACTCGATGCACCAGGAGCGGCAGTTCCTGCCCAGGCGGCTCTGGGGGCCCTGGCGCTCCATGCTGCCGTAGCACACGCCCAGCCCGCAGAAGCTGCTGCGCTGCAGCTCCACCTCCCAGTAGTGGACTCCCCTCTTGAAGCACTGGAAGCCCAGCACCTGGCGGTAGTCGGTGAAGCGCTGCgggtgctgcctgtgccctgggaaGGTGTCTGAGATGGACATCCTGGTGTAGTTGTCAGCCAGAACCACCGTGTTGTGGGCCGTGTTGTAATCCAGGGTGATGTTGGCAGCATCTGCAATGACAAGAGTCACTCGGAGGGGCTGAAGAACAAAGCACTGCTGTTTATCCTGTCCCACCTCTGCACTTGCTGCCTGTTtatctgccagctctgctctcctccccagcGCAGCCAGCTCTTAGGCCACAGTACAAGCTGCTgggttcagctgcagctctgtgtcacACAACAGCCAAAAGGAGGGAGAGttttcttccttcctgcagcctcACAGGATCCCTTCATCACCCAAACACCCCAACAGAAGGCAATGGCTGATCTGGCAGCAAAAGGTATGCCATGTTGTATAGCATCTTAACAAGCCATCACAGGCTCACATTAAAGCCTGCATTTCGTTTTTAAACAATCCAGCACCTTACAGTGGGTTTCTAGGCTTTCCTAATACTGTCTTTTTTGGGGAAACCAAAATCCTTACTTAAAAAACTTCATTAATCCTCATAAAGATTCATGGATACTGAAGATTAATTTCATTCATCCAGCAAAAGAACCACTAAGAAACCTCCTGCCTCCCTTTTTCTCCAGAAATTTCCTTCATTTGTAACAACCTATTAAGCTAACAAAACCCCCTCAGATGTCACTACAGAGGACACATAGCTCCAGTACAACAAGGTCCATCTTTAAGGAGTGCAATGCTGGGTGTCTTACACTGCAGGAGCTCCTCTCTGGGTTTCTTCAGGAAGCTGTCCATCAGCtctttggcagcagcagcagcagctggggcactTGGTGTGGCAGGCAGTGCTGTGTCAACAGAAGAACAGAGAGTTTGGCCAGCTGGGAAGAGACCTCACATGTTTAACACCCCATCAGACACACTCGGGCTGGAGCTGATCTGGTTTAGCCTCCTGCTCCATGCGGGTTATGTTCAATATTAGCTCAGGCTGTTCACTGTCATGTCAAGTTTTGAAACTCCCACTCTCTGCACAGCTTCTCTCAGTGTCTGATTGCTCCCACAGTGGCCAGCAAGAGCTGAACTTTTGTTCAGTACACCAACACCAAAGACCATCTTATCATTTTAAGAGCAGTCAACGAAAATTAGAATACACATGATGAAAGTTTGGACTCACCAACTTTAgcagctttctttttctcttctgaaggggggaaaagaaaaaagtaaactGTGAGTTCTACTGGGAGGCAAAAGCCACTGGTAAGACTGTGTCAGCTGGAATCCCATCAGCAGCCCAGCAGGCTGAAGCCATGCACAAACACCTTCCCACTGGAAAGCTGCACATCAAGCACAACCTTCCATTTGCTTCCTATTGCACAGGGTCGTGAGCCTGGAAGGAGCTTGGTCTCCCCTCAGGAGCAGTGTGTCCAGGCACATGGAatgctcctgttcctgtgaggAACACTGACTATTCCTTTCCTCTTTACAGCAGAGCTCTCAGTGCagcaacaggagctgcagctccattGCAGTCCTgcttccccagcacagccctgactgcCCCACAGCCAGCACTTGCACCATGTGCCAAGagctccctggaagtaacagaAGCTGCTTCTTAACACATTTacttcaaaaagaaaacatggaAGATCATCCAAACAGGCTACAGTGCCCATTAATTCTGGTATCTGGACAAAACAGAACTGAAAGGCCCCAGTAGAACCTGCCACAAAGACCCCAGCCCTAGACTGGAGGCAGCAAAATGTTTGAGTAAGGCTCCTTTAATCCCCACTTACTAGTGGTATCTGTCTCCCCCTGTGAAGGGACTTGAGCCTGGGGAACAGTTTTGTCTTTGCGGGTCTGGTCTGTGAGGTAGGAAGAAGAAAACCAGAACATGAACAGATCCTAAGCAGAACTCAGTACATACAAATCTGTCAAAACCAAAAGGTGTTTggcacaaattaaaaataacctgcaCCAACAAGAGGGTGGGGAGGCTCTGCTTTGCTTTAGAGCCCACAGTGACACCACTAGAGGCTGATGCAGCCGTGTCCCTGTGCAGCTCTCAAGGCAGGCATCCCCAAACACCCAAAGCACCCTCCCTTCCCTGAGCCAAGGTGTCATCACTGCATCACCACCACAGCAAACAGCCCTTGGGGAACTCCCTCAACTCCTATTTAACAGCAAGGCCATAGCTGGGACAGGATGGTGCTCTGTTGTACTTACGTGGTCCGGGAGGCTTTTTTCCAACAGTGGCTTTGTTTGGATGAGCTGCTGGAAGGACCGGAATTTTCACAGGTTTGGCTGCAACTGTGATAATTTACATTATGGTTTGTATGGTCAGGCACAGACATGCATTAATGAGGACATTTTTCCATCTTATCCATCTTTCCTGCCTTTTGGCAGGTGGAGTCCTGCCACTCTAAAGCCATTCCAATCTCCTCAAATCCACATCCCAACCACATCCAGCCCTACTGCATAGTTACACCATAAATTACTCCAAGGAAGAAAGGCTGAGTGTGCCAGAAGGGTGTAATATCATGATACTCATCAGCTTATCTGAGTATAGATAACAGTGAAGAAACACTGGCACGTTTTGTCTCCCAATTTAGCCAAGACTGTAATATTTTTGTGTGGAAATGGAGCACTGCAGAGATTGGAAGACACAATTTACATTAACCAACTGTATTTGTTACACTTTTGAAAAAATTGTATTTGGATTGGAGAGGAAAGATCCCTCATTTCAGCTCAAAGCAAAAGTAGAAAATACCAATTTCCCCAGTGACACAGTAccttcttcttttttctcccgACTCTGAATTACTGAAAGTTTCACTATGTCTTTGAGGGTAATAGCAGACTGGTAAGTGGAATGCACAATATTTTGGTCCATTTCAACTACAGGAACAAAAGCCTCTTTTGTTGATGTTCGTTGCAGTGCTGTTGCTCTCTGAAATGACAAATGAGAGACCACCTTGTGtagcacacagagaaaaatacaACCAACTCACTTTAAATGGGATGCAGTTTGTGCATTCGTCTCAAATTCGAAGGAACAAAGGCCACAGTCAGACACAGCTCATGGCAaaattccagcagcagctcagaccTTAATTCCCACAGGTAACCAGTGACCAGCCAggtcccagcacagagcagccacacCTCACACAGGTGACTCCTGCCCAGTGAcccctgtgcctgtggcagaggCTGTGGCTGAACTGGGACAGTCACCAGACACCCTTCAGCATTCTTTCACTGGTATTTGTGTACTTTTCAGGACATCCTTTGATAGCAGGTTCTTGCACACCACTGCATTTCCTTTTGACTGGAAGTTTCTGGAAAGGAGGACCATAGCAGGTTTTTGTCATTCTGCATTCTAGAATGAAGAATTGGATTCACACTTAAATGACACATTACCTTCAAAAAGAGAATATCATCACTTTCAGTCAGTGCCATCTCAATCTGATCTTTGAGAGACTGAATTTCGTTCTTCTTATTTCCCAGAACACCGTAAATATAATCAAACTTATTCCAGActctcttttcttcctctgtaatTGCTTTCATGatctcattttctctttcttcaatTACAGCTTTAACTTCTGAAAACTCCTTTCTGATCAATTCCTTCTTTCTTGAAGCTGTCTCCTGGGGCAGACAAGAGCAGATAGGCACTGATTTCAAAAGAACAGTTTATAAACAAAATACTCTAAAGTGCTACTGAATGAAAGCCTCTGAGAAACGTGGGCTTCTCTTCCTTGAAACAAGCAAGAGAAGAGCTGTCGATTTCTATGTGGTTTGGAAAGAAAATTCCTCAACCCACAAGGAATGGAGCCCATTCTCAGTGTCACCCTCATGTGAAGGTGTAAAACCTTGCACAGTGCTGGGCTCACTCCCATCTCCCACAGAGCCAAAACTCCTCTTTTCTGTTCCCTCCCAGTGACACCTTCTCCTGCCAATGCAGCCTCCGCACCGCAGTCCGTGTGACAACGGCACAATCCCCAGCACCATGCAGTGGCAGCGGGTGCCAGGCAAGCTGAGAGCACTCTGAGCAGCTCCCCACTTACAGCAGATTggttctgctttgttttcacCGTGCTCATTGCCCGGGCAGTTCTTTCACTCTGGTTATGCAGCTCCACAAGTTTTTTCTTCAGCAGCGACTGCAACAGGAGAGACCAGAAAGCATTTCAGAGAGGCAGCTGTCATGTCTGCTCTCAGTTTTAAATACTCTTGTAAGCATTTATTACTCTCAGCTTAAAACCTGCCTTCCCTTGAGCATCAGGGGGTGTAAAAGTACCATCCTGTACATTGTGGCACCCACACCCTCCCCACCTCTCCCAAGAGCAGGCTGCCATTGCTGACACTCCCTTCACAAAGGACCCGCTGCTTTCATCAGCACAGCAGTTCCCGTGCTAAGAATAAATGTTACATTAGCTCTCAGGTTGCACTTCCAGCACTAAGCTGATGCTACTGCTCACCTCACTCCTTTTGAGAACGTTCTCCCTCAGATGAGATTTACCTGCTCCTTTAGTTCAAGATTCTGCTAAGCTCAATCAGGGCCAAGTTCTGCAGCTAAGCTGCGTACACACCCACTGAAGAGATGGGAGTTTGACCACCTAAACCTGTTCAGCACACTTTACTCATCCACACTGATTTTCAGCTGTGCTGGAAAATATAAAGGCCAGGTTTCCTTCCCTTCTACTCCGTGAGCCTCCTTCTGTCTTTCATCTACACACTTGAGATCCAGGATACCTTTATAATTCTTCTCAAGAACCTCTGCAGCGGGCTGTTGGCCCCTCAGGCAGTGCCAAGCCCcggcagagagcagagcagccgaggaggctcagagctctgggtgacGCCACGGAATTTGGGAggctcagagctctgggtgacGCCATGGAATTTGGGAggctcagagctctgggtgacGCCATGGAATTTGGGAGGcctcgctgctgagcccagcccaggacagCCCAGCCCCGTCAATCCCCTGTCAGCGCCTTCCCAGACCCCCGCTCTTGAGCAACATCTTGGAGAGACGAGGAAAACGCGAGGAATGGCTCTGCGGACGTGCCTGAGCACTGTTGGAGGGCAGATAACAGCTCACCAATACCAGACACGAGATTTACATCGACGGCTTGTTCGGGCCTCCTCCccgcactccagagcggctctCCCGGCACCCAGGGAGCCCTTGGGAGGGAGTTCCACCGGCCACCCCCGCCCAGCCCGGCCGCTCACCTGGGCAGAGGCTTTTGCCTGCTCCAAGGGGCTGGTGGGGCACAGCTTGTGCCCGAGCAGGCAGAGGGAGCAGATGCACACGCCGTGCTTGCCGCAGAAGAACTCGAAGAGCCGGTTGTGCTGGGGGCACTTGCGCTGCTGCAGGTCGCGCACGgtggggcagagctggtggtcGCGGAAGGCGGGGCTGTCGCGGTGCGGCCGCAGGTGCTCGGCGCAGAAGGACGCGGTGCACGTCAGGCAGGTCTGCACGGCCGCCGCCTCCCGGCAGCTGTCGCAGAGCACGGGGGGCTCCTCGGCCCAGCACCCCCCcacctccccatccccatcctcattctcctcctcttcctcgccCTTGGCCCCGGAgcggccctgcagctgctccaccaCCCGGCA is part of the Zonotrichia albicollis isolate bZonAlb1 chromosome 19, bZonAlb1.hap1, whole genome shotgun sequence genome and encodes:
- the TRIM25 gene encoding E3 ubiquitin/ISG15 ligase TRIM25 isoform X2 produces the protein MAALESEPGLSGLEEELTCSICLCIFSSPVTVPCGHNFCAACLELTWAEHSGGFSCPQCRATFAGRPQLQKNTVLCRVVEQLQGRSGAKGEEEEENEDGDGEVGGCWAEEPPVLCDSCREAAAVQTCLTCTASFCAEHLRPHRDSPAFRDHQLCPTVRDLQQRKCPQHNRLFEFFCGKHGVCICSLCLLGHKLCPTSPLEQAKASAQSLLKKKLVELHNQSERTARAMSTVKTKQNQSAETASRKKELIRKEFSEVKAVIEERENEIMKAITEEEKRVWNKFDYIYGVLGNKKNEIQSLKDQIEMALTESDDILFLKRATALQRTSTKEAFVPVVEMDQNIVHSTYQSAITLKDIVKLSVIQSREKKEEAKPVKIPVLPAAHPNKATVGKKPPGPHQTRKDKTVPQAQVPSQGETDTTKEKKKAAKVALPATPSAPAAAAAAKELMDSFLKKPREELLQYAANITLDYNTAHNTVVLADNYTRMSISDTFPGHRQHPQRFTDYRQVLGFQCFKRGVHYWEVELQRSSFCGLGVCYGSMERQGPQSRLGRNCRSWCIEWLNSKLSSWHNDVEKCLPNTKATKIGVLLHCDAGFLIFMAVGEKNNLIYKFKAQFTEALYPAFWLFSSDAVLSLCHMKE
- the TRIM25 gene encoding E3 ubiquitin/ISG15 ligase TRIM25 isoform X1, with amino-acid sequence MAALESEPGLSGLEEELTCSICLCIFSSPVTVPCGHNFCAACLELTWAEHSGGFSCPQCRATFAGRPQLQKNTVLCRVVEQLQGRSGAKGEEEEENEDGDGEVGGCWAEEPPVLCDSCREAAAVQTCLTCTASFCAEHLRPHRDSPAFRDHQLCPTVRDLQQRKCPQHNRLFEFFCGKHGVCICSLCLLGHKLCPTSPLEQAKASAQSLLKKKLVELHNQSERTARAMSTVKTKQNQSAETASRKKELIRKEFSEVKAVIEERENEIMKAITEEEKRVWNKFDYIYGVLGNKKNEIQSLKDQIEMALTESDDILFLKRATALQRTSTKEAFVPVVEMDQNIVHSTYQSAITLKDIVKLSVIQSREKKEEVAAKPVKIPVLPAAHPNKATVGKKPPGPHQTRKDKTVPQAQVPSQGETDTTKEKKKAAKVALPATPSAPAAAAAAKELMDSFLKKPREELLQYAANITLDYNTAHNTVVLADNYTRMSISDTFPGHRQHPQRFTDYRQVLGFQCFKRGVHYWEVELQRSSFCGLGVCYGSMERQGPQSRLGRNCRSWCIEWLNSKLSSWHNDVEKCLPNTKATKIGVLLHCDAGFLIFMAVGEKNNLIYKFKAQFTEALYPAFWLFSSDAVLSLCHMKE